In Candidatus Ancaeobacter aquaticus, one DNA window encodes the following:
- a CDS encoding prepilin-type N-terminal cleavage/methylation domain-containing protein: MKSTNKAFTLVELMIVLSIIVILFALLLPGLKKSMDKAKQLKCQSQLKNLYTAVEIYAQEYDGIYPYIDNNQPDNAYVGIRHALGFFIDTNNDDIFKCTNGSSKTALDSYYYYNSLFNDDHPTNADMVAQETNTPPSKVYIFSCRSGFKDGSALEYYPHSHGVNVLYTDGHVTWERQ, translated from the coding sequence ATGAAATCTACTAACAAAGCTTTTACACTCGTAGAATTAATGATAGTCCTATCTATTATTGTTATATTATTTGCCCTGCTATTGCCTGGTCTTAAGAAATCTATGGATAAAGCTAAGCAATTAAAATGTCAGTCTCAGCTTAAGAATCTATACACTGCTGTTGAGATTTATGCGCAAGAATATGATGGTATATACCCCTATATTGATAACAATCAGCCTGATAATGCGTATGTAGGTATTAGGCATGCATTAGGTTTTTTTATTGATACTAATAATGACGATATTTTTAAATGCACAAATGGCTCATCAAAAACAGCACTCGATTCATATTATTATTATAACAGTCTCTTTAATGATGATCATCCCACTAATGCAGATATGGTTGCTCAAGAAACGAATACTCCCCCATCAAAAGTTTATATCTTTAGCTGTCGAAGTGGGTTTAAGGACGGTTCTGCCCTAGAATACTATCCGCATTCCCATGGCGTAAATGTACTGTATACTGATGGTCATGTAACGTGGGAAAGGCAATAA
- a CDS encoding class I SAM-dependent methyltransferase yields MLTYIAYLKKLNNFTPTVYDITDEHPDVNPKYSHRAYSGSKLYYECYKNIAHDVKDGTHLLDIGAYPGTFLRLCKDIYFNKKQMHLTGTGLILPEDEENYRSKARKFKNIKCIQSDLGFKDYFLSEGIDFISCELDYCFNKENDNAFNERFDIVTCMEVIEHLHTPYKLINTIKSCLKPGGVCFLETNNVHNINGIIKLLFSRKSNLDPELVERYIPDGYTTKRPHIRFYSIHEICYLLKKAGFIIEKSYSFNWDIPPQIISSLKNILSLSTRNIFPLLFAGKRTHIAIKARKK; encoded by the coding sequence ATGCTTACTTATATTGCCTACCTCAAAAAATTAAATAATTTTACCCCTACTGTGTACGACATCACTGATGAACATCCTGATGTTAACCCCAAATATTCGCATCGGGCTTATTCAGGGTCAAAATTATATTATGAATGTTATAAGAATATTGCCCATGATGTGAAAGATGGTACTCATCTTCTTGATATTGGCGCATACCCTGGAACTTTTCTCAGGTTATGCAAGGATATCTATTTTAATAAAAAACAAATGCACCTTACAGGAACCGGATTAATTTTACCTGAAGACGAGGAAAATTATCGCAGTAAAGCAAGAAAGTTCAAAAATATTAAATGTATCCAATCCGATTTAGGGTTTAAAGATTATTTTCTTAGCGAAGGAATTGATTTTATATCATGCGAGCTTGATTATTGCTTTAATAAGGAAAATGACAATGCGTTCAATGAACGCTTTGATATCGTTACCTGCATGGAAGTTATTGAACATCTACATACTCCTTACAAGCTAATCAATACTATTAAGTCATGTTTAAAGCCAGGCGGCGTATGTTTTCTGGAAACTAATAATGTACATAATATTAATGGTATAATTAAATTGCTATTTAGCAGGAAATCAAATCTCGACCCTGAACTTGTAGAGAGATACATCCCGGATGGCTACACCACAAAGAGACCGCATATACGATTTTATTCTATTCATGAAATTTGCTATTTACTAAAAAAAGCAGGATTTATAATAGAGAAATCTTATAGTTTCAACTGGGACATTCCACCTCAAATAATATCTAGCTTGAAAAATATACTGTCACTTAGTACAAGAAATATCTTTCCACTACTATTTGCTGGCAAGAGAACACATATTGCCATAAAAGCACGTAAGAAATAA
- a CDS encoding DegT/DnrJ/EryC1/StrS family aminotransferase, whose product MINHNKPTISKNDIIAINDVLKSGYISQGKKVTEFERLFSKKHFDRYALATSSGTSALHLALLSSNIHPGDEVIIPSYVCTALLNAIHYVGATPQLVDIDLDDFNLSPVDVKRKINRRTKAIIVPHLFGHAAKIEKLSQYRIPIIEDCAQSIGASLNKRPLGTFSDVSMFSFYSTKVITSAGEGGMILTKNKKLYEFAKDMRDYDEKRTYKTRYNYKMTDVSASMGISQLKQLKNFISARHTIASYYNNKLKNTPLYIERNTDKSNNYFRYLIRIERKQNEFVLRAKKENICIKKPIFKPLHKYFNLPDNHFTNTMSAWKTVYSIPIYPTLKKKEIDKIVSFLLSS is encoded by the coding sequence ATGATTAATCATAATAAACCAACCATAAGTAAAAATGATATTATCGCTATTAACGATGTACTTAAATCCGGATACATCTCACAAGGAAAAAAAGTAACCGAATTTGAGAGGCTATTCTCAAAAAAACACTTTGATAGATATGCATTAGCAACTAGTTCTGGAACGAGTGCCTTACATCTTGCACTATTATCAAGCAATATACACCCAGGAGATGAAGTAATCATACCTAGTTATGTGTGCACTGCTCTCTTGAATGCAATACACTATGTTGGAGCTACCCCACAGCTCGTAGATATTGATCTAGATGATTTCAACCTCTCTCCGGTAGATGTTAAGAGAAAAATAAATAGAAGAACAAAAGCCATTATAGTGCCTCATCTCTTTGGTCATGCAGCAAAGATAGAGAAACTATCACAATACAGAATTCCTATAATAGAAGATTGTGCTCAATCAATTGGTGCATCTCTCAATAAAAGACCTCTTGGCACTTTCAGTGATGTTTCAATGTTTTCGTTTTATTCAACAAAAGTGATAACATCCGCAGGGGAGGGAGGGATGATTCTCACCAAGAACAAAAAACTATACGAATTTGCCAAAGATATGCGTGATTATGATGAAAAACGAACTTATAAAACCCGGTATAATTACAAAATGACTGATGTCTCAGCATCAATGGGTATTTCACAGTTAAAACAACTAAAGAACTTCATATCCGCGCGACATACTATTGCATCATATTATAATAATAAGTTAAAAAACACCCCTTTATATATAGAGAGGAATACTGATAAATCTAATAACTATTTCAGATATTTAATTCGTATAGAAAGAAAACAAAATGAATTTGTCTTACGGGCAAAAAAAGAGAATATTTGCATAAAAAAACCGATATTTAAACCCCTTCATAAATATTTTAATTTACCAGACAATCATTTTACAAATACAATGAGCGCGTGGAAAACTGTCTATTCTATTCCTATATATCCCACGCTAAAGAAAAAAGAAATTGATAAAATAGTGTCCTTTCTGTTATCATCCTAG
- a CDS encoding HEAT repeat domain-containing protein, with amino-acid sequence MNNYTKKKRHNFLGKVVICLVAASFLCQNIVFATPNQLINSTRNEITKRTLQPPSKIDEKEEQELFLNLAKMTELLKTISHLLLSAYTKAIETDEISDEDLDKVDKAVADSEFEIKVLLNRSVALEDFNTREKSDFIAVPLKIKGKHYVLIIRLDISNITENWEKFEKETKVALKEVIELAIDERKYLVSLHSVDEGEDLLALGNLWRKSVNADPVTAKILEEAKRELVKSGKGCIIKRDGFKSISIFLVMLLALGGIVSSVVAMPDSIDIGPPIDAEVASIGVLADVQQSKTPVMVENILLNIAMEGPIQALNNKNEYVHHITVAGIVKIGTSATEPMIDVLSNSNGTRSPFQRESAAEILGKLKDRRAVKPLIDIAKDPAEDEYFRITVVEALGELGDQRAIKSLSDIVNSDENLNMREFAIEALGKIGDKSVVKLLFDALEKDEQKDTLEATAAALGELKAQNAAKPLLKYLYDEDGAVWGVIVRALGDIGNRNEEIIAAITKVLKNDEEEEYVLNDAAMALVKLGVKTEKAKTLILRIASNVEEEYDDDIRITSIALLGKIVDADVTKSLTDILNNPNESQAVREAAQKTLGNDMETLERAISARGLTSRNLVLAGMEEAEPKEDIIAKMESGYLQKDCGAKEIKGFRLQSKKGHIIADSSVIVDPKLVLGIEHVDKSVRDLLTPKVIKEFINVNKLPDGMTVGKIISEIKAILAGANVKTDEGDRPLAIRYLKGYTVGKKVISHAGVKYGCVYLPSDMVRNSNPKIVARIELHELLHHILDDPNHVIIKGEMKSERDAVLSDIVTLSKEAQEIREEIANIKALRDFEAKEKGFVTINKTITDMREATKAQNPSMICVTVDPDNMIGCEDEIKAISAKKRNAKVMLVGKKGYVWTEDQRNKLMGKFTDILVGYITEEELTEMKKMPEIGTYGKALVAYANKKVYNGNPVFKEVDLAFIDSVYEQNQLKEVIAGIKNVIPVIKAKIKTIKGKEDVEGNQAYRDIGTLIDVAELAIMAHRIAVENGLDFSSITFEQLAKGLGGDLATEFLSALETLGIKPTDNVAVGLISVPPIETMPKGLQQNVNSLRVMLIAA; translated from the coding sequence GTGAACAATTACACGAAGAAAAAACGTCATAATTTTTTGGGTAAGGTTGTTATATGTCTGGTAGCAGCCTCTTTCCTTTGCCAAAACATTGTTTTTGCAACACCCAATCAATTAATTAATTCTACCAGAAATGAGATTACTAAAAGAACACTTCAACCACCATCTAAGATTGATGAAAAAGAAGAGCAGGAATTATTTCTAAATTTAGCAAAAATGACCGAGCTATTAAAAACTATATCTCATCTTCTTCTCTCGGCCTATACTAAAGCCATAGAGACAGATGAAATTAGTGATGAGGATCTTGATAAAGTTGATAAAGCAGTTGCCGACAGCGAATTTGAGATAAAAGTACTCCTTAATAGATCAGTTGCTTTAGAAGATTTTAATACTCGAGAAAAATCAGATTTCATAGCAGTTCCATTAAAAATTAAAGGTAAACATTATGTACTTATTATTAGATTGGACATTTCTAATATTACTGAAAATTGGGAAAAGTTTGAAAAAGAAACTAAAGTAGCTCTTAAAGAAGTAATAGAGCTTGCTATTGATGAAAGAAAATACCTGGTTAGTCTACATAGCGTAGATGAGGGGGAAGATTTATTAGCCCTAGGTAACTTATGGAGGAAAAGCGTAAATGCTGATCCGGTGACAGCTAAGATTTTAGAAGAAGCGAAGAGGGAGTTGGTAAAATCTGGAAAAGGGTGCATTATTAAACGAGATGGATTTAAATCCATCTCAATATTTCTGGTAATGTTGCTGGCTCTTGGGGGGATTGTTTCGTCTGTTGTGGCAATGCCTGACAGTATAGATATTGGTCCGCCTATAGATGCAGAGGTGGCTTCTATCGGAGTCTTGGCGGATGTGCAACAAAGTAAAACACCTGTTATGGTGGAAAATATCTTATTAAATATAGCTATGGAAGGTCCTATTCAAGCCCTAAATAATAAAAATGAGTACGTTCATCATATCACTGTAGCAGGCATAGTTAAAATTGGGACATCTGCAACCGAGCCAATGATTGATGTTTTGAGTAATAGCAATGGAACTAGAAGTCCATTTCAACGCGAATCTGCAGCAGAAATATTAGGTAAGCTCAAAGATAGAAGAGCCGTTAAACCCCTTATTGATATTGCAAAAGATCCTGCTGAAGACGAGTATTTTCGCATAACTGTAGTAGAAGCATTGGGTGAGCTCGGAGATCAAAGAGCAATAAAATCTCTCAGTGATATCGTGAATTCTGACGAAAACCTAAATATGCGCGAATTTGCTATAGAAGCATTAGGTAAAATAGGAGATAAAAGTGTAGTTAAGCTTTTATTTGACGCCTTGGAGAAGGATGAACAAAAAGACACTCTCGAAGCTACAGCAGCCGCACTTGGTGAACTCAAAGCTCAAAATGCTGCAAAGCCTCTTCTCAAATACTTATATGACGAAGATGGCGCTGTCTGGGGCGTTATAGTGAGAGCGTTGGGAGATATAGGAAACAGAAATGAAGAAATTATAGCCGCTATTACCAAAGTCCTGAAAAATGATGAAGAGGAGGAATATGTTCTCAATGATGCGGCAATGGCATTAGTCAAACTAGGAGTAAAAACTGAAAAGGCTAAAACTCTCATCCTGAGAATTGCAAGCAATGTAGAAGAAGAATATGATGATGATATCCGCATCACTTCAATAGCATTATTAGGTAAAATAGTAGACGCAGATGTAACTAAGTCCCTTACTGATATCTTAAATAATCCTAATGAATCCCAAGCTGTCCGCGAGGCTGCTCAGAAGACATTGGGTAATGACATGGAAACACTTGAAAGGGCAATTAGCGCGCGCGGTCTCACTAGTAGAAACCTGGTACTTGCAGGTATGGAAGAGGCAGAACCGAAAGAGGATATTATAGCTAAAATGGAATCTGGATATTTACAAAAAGATTGTGGGGCTAAAGAAATTAAAGGATTTAGACTTCAAAGCAAAAAAGGTCATATAATAGCCGATAGCTCAGTAATAGTAGATCCTAAATTAGTATTAGGAATAGAGCATGTTGATAAATCGGTTAGAGATTTGCTTACCCCGAAGGTGATAAAAGAATTTATTAATGTTAACAAACTTCCCGATGGTATGACTGTAGGTAAGATTATAAGCGAGATAAAAGCTATATTAGCCGGTGCGAATGTAAAGACGGATGAGGGAGATAGGCCGCTTGCAATACGGTATTTAAAAGGTTATACGGTAGGGAAAAAGGTCATTTCTCATGCGGGAGTTAAGTATGGATGTGTATACCTTCCTAGTGATATGGTAAGGAACTCAAATCCAAAAATAGTGGCAAGAATAGAACTGCATGAATTACTGCATCATATTCTTGATGATCCAAATCACGTGATAATAAAAGGGGAGATGAAGAGTGAACGCGACGCGGTTTTATCAGATATTGTTACGTTAAGTAAAGAGGCCCAAGAGATAAGAGAAGAAATAGCGAATATAAAAGCGTTGAGAGATTTTGAAGCAAAGGAAAAGGGTTTCGTAACAATTAATAAGACAATTACGGATATGAGAGAAGCGACAAAGGCCCAGAATCCATCAATGATATGCGTGACAGTAGATCCGGATAATATGATAGGTTGTGAAGATGAGATAAAGGCAATTAGTGCAAAGAAAAGGAATGCAAAGGTTATGCTGGTGGGTAAGAAAGGCTATGTGTGGACAGAAGATCAGCGCAATAAGCTCATGGGAAAATTCACTGATATACTAGTAGGATATATTACAGAGGAAGAATTAACAGAGATGAAGAAGATGCCTGAAATAGGGACATATGGAAAGGCATTGGTAGCATACGCAAATAAAAAGGTTTATAATGGGAATCCTGTATTTAAAGAGGTAGATTTAGCGTTTATAGATTCTGTATATGAGCAGAATCAATTAAAAGAAGTAATAGCGGGCATAAAAAATGTCATACCTGTAATAAAGGCAAAGATAAAGACCATAAAAGGGAAAGAAGATGTAGAAGGTAATCAGGCATATAGAGATATAGGCACGTTAATAGATGTGGCGGAACTAGCGATAATGGCGCACAGGATAGCGGTAGAAAATGGATTAGACTTTAGCTCGATAACATTTGAGCAGTTAGCCAAAGGGCTAGGCGGTGATCTAGCAACTGAATTTCTTTCTGCCTTAGAAACATTGGGCATAAAGCCAACGGATAATGTTGCTGTAGGATTGATTTCTGTTCCGCCGATAGAGACAATGCCGAAGGGATTGCAACAAAATGTTAATTCTTTGAGGGTGATGTTAATAGCTGCATAA
- the lepB gene encoding signal peptidase I: protein MNNRLSNKNGVIASVKSFFHRHPVVKEYTEAIIYAFIIAMFVRTFIVQAYKIPTGSMEPTLHGAKSGGDRILVNKFLYYFKKPERGDIIVFKTKGILGLDQNKDYIKRLVGLPGDSVEIIDGHLYINGTPLVTPDTFRTNTYYNVGSHSNGFGKAGEKVLIPKDHYYVLGDNSANSRDSRYWGFVPENNIKGKAFLTYWPPSRINMLE, encoded by the coding sequence ATGAATAATAGACTTTCAAATAAAAATGGCGTTATTGCATCTGTAAAGAGTTTCTTCCATAGGCATCCGGTTGTGAAAGAATACACAGAAGCAATTATATACGCATTTATAATCGCAATGTTTGTCAGAACTTTTATTGTTCAAGCATATAAAATTCCAACTGGCTCAATGGAACCAACTTTACATGGGGCAAAAAGCGGTGGAGACAGGATACTCGTTAACAAATTTCTCTATTATTTCAAAAAACCCGAAAGGGGAGACATAATTGTTTTTAAAACAAAAGGAATTCTAGGGCTCGATCAAAATAAGGATTACATCAAACGTCTCGTAGGACTCCCTGGAGATTCAGTTGAAATTATAGATGGCCATCTATACATAAACGGAACCCCATTAGTCACTCCTGATACTTTTAGAACAAACACCTACTACAATGTTGGTTCTCATTCTAATGGATTTGGCAAAGCTGGAGAAAAAGTTTTAATACCTAAAGATCATTATTATGTACTCGGTGATAACAGCGCCAATAGTAGAGATAGCCGCTATTGGGGTTTTGTCCCTGAGAATAATATCAAAGGTAAAGCATTTTTAACGTACTGGCCGCCATCAAGAATCAATATGCTAGAATAA
- a CDS encoding SDR family NAD(P)-dependent oxidoreductase, which produces MKTALVTGGAGFIGSHLAEELLLKGFKVKIIDNLSTGSLRNIKKIKTEKNCTFIRGDIMDEKLMKKVSRNVDIIFHLAAAVGVKYIIDNPLKSMITNVRGTEIALDCADKNNALFVLASTSEVYGKNEKVFFSEDDDRIEGSTNISRWSYACAKALDEFMTFAYHREKKLKTIILRLFNTCGPRQSGRYGMVIPRFVTQALSNETITVYGDGRQRRCFAYVGDVVNGIMKLVKSKDAIGKVFNIGTEEDKSIIELAKKIKELTKSKSHIKLIPYNEAYKMGFEDMRYRRPDLTRIYTAVGYESKTNLEQLILKVIDYYKK; this is translated from the coding sequence ATGAAAACTGCGCTTGTAACAGGAGGGGCCGGCTTTATTGGTTCCCATTTAGCAGAAGAACTTTTATTAAAAGGATTTAAAGTCAAAATCATTGATAATTTATCTACAGGATCTCTCAGAAACATAAAAAAAATAAAGACTGAAAAGAACTGCACTTTTATACGCGGGGACATAATGGACGAAAAACTGATGAAAAAAGTTTCCCGTAACGTAGATATTATCTTCCATCTTGCCGCAGCAGTAGGTGTTAAATACATTATAGACAATCCGCTTAAATCAATGATTACCAATGTAAGAGGAACAGAAATTGCTTTAGATTGCGCTGATAAAAATAATGCACTTTTTGTTCTCGCTTCAACATCAGAAGTGTATGGAAAAAATGAAAAAGTATTCTTCTCTGAGGATGACGATAGAATAGAGGGTTCAACAAACATTAGCAGATGGAGTTATGCCTGTGCTAAAGCACTTGATGAGTTTATGACATTTGCTTATCACAGAGAAAAAAAACTTAAGACAATAATTCTTAGATTGTTCAATACCTGCGGTCCGCGCCAATCAGGAAGATATGGAATGGTTATACCGCGATTCGTCACTCAAGCACTGTCAAATGAAACCATTACAGTCTATGGAGATGGAAGGCAAAGACGTTGTTTTGCCTATGTTGGCGATGTTGTTAATGGAATAATGAAATTAGTAAAAAGTAAAGATGCTATCGGTAAAGTCTTTAATATTGGCACAGAAGAGGATAAAAGCATTATTGAACTTGCAAAGAAGATAAAAGAATTAACGAAAAGTAAATCGCACATAAAATTAATTCCTTATAATGAAGCATATAAAATGGGTTTTGAAGATATGCGTTATCGCCGTCCTGATTTAACGCGTATATATACAGCTGTTGGGTATGAATCAAAAACAAATTTAGAGCAGCTGATTCTAAAAGTAATAGATTATTACAAAAAATAA
- a CDS encoding response regulator has protein sequence MVTPLIRKLAQVFNIYDKPGKGKIHTRSVPLWGGIAVFIPFVLSIVLTRYYSNPLKAIVYGSCVALLVGIIDDLRKGLSGTIKFIILVLLTILLAQFGVILKIFPAGNIFFYIGNLTLTILWIVGVTSAFNAIDNMDGLSPGVAFIASFFFTIVAIQTQQWWFGMLSIALAGSCLGFLRYNFRPATIFLGDAGSFFIGFLLGSLSVMGEWNTNPFISITIPVFILGIPIFDILFTVISRHYHKVTKTFREALKHCAQDHLSHRLVAIGLKKHHAVLVIYMLAICTGICALVLRNSTSIFDSILLLILGSSVLLIILGIMTIGTKHLKEKYRINKDLEELKLKFGILPDKTNILVVDNEKNIRDMIKDLFSSKGYNVYAASTGKDALKAFNNTNFDLVFLDIVLPGGIDGIDILRQIKNIDDIVPVIIMTGHSNLRTEIDELKYDAFAELKKPFDLNDLEEITKRALKDTTQEYLKVLFKE, from the coding sequence TTGGTTACACCATTAATCAGAAAACTTGCACAAGTATTCAACATTTACGACAAGCCTGGGAAAGGGAAAATACATACACGTTCAGTCCCTTTATGGGGTGGAATCGCAGTCTTCATTCCTTTTGTGCTATCTATTGTTCTGACCAGATATTACTCTAATCCACTTAAAGCGATAGTATATGGCAGTTGTGTAGCACTCCTTGTCGGAATTATCGATGATCTCAGAAAAGGGTTGTCTGGAACGATTAAGTTCATCATTCTTGTATTACTAACCATATTATTAGCTCAATTCGGTGTAATACTTAAGATATTCCCAGCTGGTAATATCTTTTTCTATATAGGCAATCTTACTTTAACCATTTTATGGATCGTCGGTGTTACAAGCGCATTTAACGCGATAGATAACATGGACGGCCTTTCTCCCGGTGTGGCATTTATTGCATCATTCTTTTTTACTATTGTTGCGATCCAAACACAACAGTGGTGGTTTGGCATGCTAAGCATTGCTCTTGCGGGAAGTTGCTTAGGGTTTTTAAGATATAATTTCAGGCCAGCAACAATATTCCTTGGTGATGCCGGCAGTTTTTTTATCGGGTTTCTCTTAGGGTCACTTAGTGTAATGGGGGAGTGGAACACAAATCCATTTATTTCTATTACAATACCCGTGTTTATTCTTGGCATACCTATCTTCGATATACTATTTACTGTAATAAGTCGTCATTATCACAAAGTCACTAAAACGTTTCGTGAAGCACTTAAACATTGCGCGCAAGATCATTTATCACATAGACTCGTTGCAATTGGTTTAAAAAAACACCACGCGGTACTTGTTATATATATGCTTGCAATATGCACGGGGATTTGTGCTCTTGTTCTAAGAAACAGTACAAGTATCTTTGATTCAATATTACTCCTCATTCTTGGATCTTCAGTCCTGCTCATTATTCTTGGAATTATGACAATCGGCACAAAGCATCTGAAAGAAAAATATAGAATAAATAAAGATCTAGAAGAGTTAAAACTAAAGTTTGGGATATTGCCTGATAAAACTAACATTTTAGTTGTAGACAATGAAAAGAATATCAGGGATATGATTAAAGATCTTTTTAGCTCTAAAGGATATAATGTTTATGCAGCATCCACCGGAAAGGACGCCCTTAAGGCATTCAATAACACAAATTTTGATTTAGTATTTCTTGATATTGTTTTACCAGGAGGAATAGACGGCATTGACATATTGAGGCAGATTAAAAATATTGATGATATAGTTCCCGTCATAATTATGACGGGACATAGCAATTTAAGAACAGAGATTGACGAGCTGAAATATGATGCTTTTGCTGAGTTAAAAAAACCTTTTGATCTCAATGATCTTGAAGAAATAACAAAACGTGCACTAAAAGATACTACACAGGAATACCTTAAAGTCCTATTTAAAGAATGA
- a CDS encoding WbqC family protein produces the protein MILGIHQLHYIPWLRYFHKIALSDTFVVLDDIQFNKNGWQNRNKIKSSTGELILTIPIYNKFQQNLDEVHIDNKSNWRKKHWNTICMNYNKAPYFSKYEGSLKSLYDREWVMLNDINYTMLHYFLKELQIDTRLLLSSELNIGETATERLINICKSLGADNYLTGAYALDTYLDEKAFSQNGISMEIQQWNAPTYNQLYQKNGFFKDLSILDLLLNEGENARNILLNNTIEK, from the coding sequence ATGATACTAGGCATACACCAATTACATTATATTCCGTGGCTGAGATATTTCCACAAGATCGCTCTCAGTGACACGTTTGTCGTCCTGGATGACATTCAATTCAATAAGAATGGTTGGCAAAACAGAAATAAGATTAAATCAAGCACAGGCGAGCTTATTCTCACTATTCCAATATACAATAAATTCCAACAGAACCTTGATGAAGTGCACATAGATAATAAATCAAATTGGAGAAAAAAACATTGGAATACGATCTGTATGAATTATAATAAAGCACCTTATTTTTCCAAATATGAAGGATCTCTTAAATCACTATATGACCGAGAATGGGTAATGCTCAATGACATCAATTACACTATGTTGCACTATTTTCTAAAGGAACTACAGATAGACACAAGACTTTTACTCAGCTCGGAACTAAACATTGGTGAAACAGCAACCGAGCGGCTTATCAATATCTGTAAAAGTCTTGGAGCTGACAATTATTTGACTGGTGCTTACGCACTTGATACGTATCTTGATGAAAAGGCTTTCTCTCAAAACGGTATATCAATGGAAATACAGCAGTGGAATGCCCCTACATACAACCAGTTATATCAAAAAAATGGTTTTTTTAAAGATCTATCAATTTTAGATTTGTTGTTGAACGAAGGTGAAAACGCACGCAATATTTTGCTTAATAACACTATAGAAAAGTGA
- a CDS encoding PIG-L deacetylase family protein has translation MNVSDEFLSKQRLLVVAPHADDETYGCAGTIARMRSLGAEVYVIVFSVGNVAHYGVDKQVTGDKRSSELDSVMKYLDVTDYEILFDDDQVHLRLDDIPRRDLIAKVEKDARISIDKVKPTMIAVPAVSYNQDHEVVFRVCFTACRPHLPEYKPFQNIFIAYDNPAISWSTDREKFHPNFYVDISNHLKDKLHALSLHKSQLRASPHHGSIESVEHLANVRGREISVQAAEAYMTYRFVL, from the coding sequence ATGAATGTATCAGATGAATTTCTTTCAAAACAACGACTCCTCGTTGTTGCACCACATGCCGATGATGAAACATATGGCTGTGCAGGTACTATTGCTAGGATGAGGTCTCTTGGAGCAGAAGTATATGTTATAGTCTTTTCCGTAGGGAATGTAGCGCACTATGGAGTTGATAAACAAGTAACCGGAGATAAACGATCAAGCGAATTAGATAGTGTTATGAAATATCTCGATGTCACTGATTATGAGATATTGTTTGACGATGACCAGGTGCATTTACGATTAGATGATATCCCCCGGAGAGATTTAATCGCAAAAGTGGAAAAAGATGCTCGAATATCAATTGATAAAGTGAAACCAACAATGATAGCGGTCCCTGCTGTTTCATACAATCAAGACCATGAAGTTGTTTTTAGAGTATGTTTTACCGCATGCAGGCCTCATCTCCCTGAGTATAAACCATTTCAAAATATATTTATTGCATATGATAATCCTGCAATATCGTGGAGTACTGATAGAGAAAAGTTTCATCCTAATTTTTATGTCGATATCAGTAATCACCTCAAGGATAAGTTGCATGCACTTTCACTACATAAATCTCAACTAAGAGCTTCGCCACATCACGGAAGCATAGAAAGTGTTGAACATCTTGCAAATGTAAGAGGGAGAGAAATATCAGTACAAGCGGCCGAAGCGTATATGACATATAGATTTGTCTTATAA